CAGTCGGGTGGAAAACTTATCTGCCGAAGATAATAAGGCTGAATCCACCACCATGGCTTCTTCTTCGGTGAGAAATTCTACCGGTAAACGGGAAGTCATAATCAATTAAAAATTAAAAATTAAAAATGCTTGCATTCAACACTATTCTTTCCCACCCCAGCCCAAAGCTTGAGAAACGTAAGGTTTATTTAATTGAATTTTGGGGGGCGATCGCCCAAGCTTAAGCTGATTCAGCCCGATTCATGACCGGCGCGATTAAATAACCACAGCGATGTTCTCCATCAATAATCCAATGAGTACGTTCCACCTGACAATCCGGAAACAGATCAGAAAACATCTCCAATTCATGGCCACACACCGTCGGAAAGGATTCAGCTACATCGGCGATCGCGCAATGATGCTCCGTTAACATAAATCCGGTTGCTCTATTCGGATTCTGGGCATCCGGTTCTACGGCATACCATTGAGCCATATACCCTTCTTCCTGCCGCAGTTCCACCAACTTTTCTACCCGTTCCTCAATCGTGCCACTTCTGAGGCGATCGCGGTAAACCTGCGCTTTACGCTGCCATTGCTTCTGCAAAATCGACCCCACTTGGTCTTTGCCCACCGTTTCCGCTAAAGTATCCAGAAGAGCCACAGCAAATTCACCATGATTATTGGGAAAGCGATCGCGCCCCTTCCGACTCAGGGAATACCAATGTTGGGGCCGTCCCATCGAAGTCTGTCCATCCTTATCTCCATGCACAACCTCATACTCAATCAACTCCTCCCCCTCCAAGTCCTTCAGATGTCGCCGAATCGCTTGGGGACTCACCCCCAACGCCTCTGCTAACTCCAAAGCCGTTGCTTGGCCATCCTTGAGGAGGTACTCCAGAATGGCCTCTTTCGTCGAAATTTGGTGAGCTGTTCCCATGATCTTCACAAAACTTAATCACCACTACAGCGTATACACAATCCCAAAATTGGGATTTGACAACAAACTTGTTGCTAAACTACGCTAAAATCATAGTAAAGCAACATGCAAGTTGTTTAAACCCATTATACTCGTTTAATCCTGTTCATTCAT
This portion of the Roseofilum capinflatum BLCC-M114 genome encodes:
- the sufR gene encoding iron-sulfur cluster biosynthesis transcriptional regulator SufR, which encodes MGTAHQISTKEAILEYLLKDGQATALELAEALGVSPQAIRRHLKDLEGEELIEYEVVHGDKDGQTSMGRPQHWYSLSRKGRDRFPNNHGEFAVALLDTLAETVGKDQVGSILQKQWQRKAQVYRDRLRSGTIEERVEKLVELRQEEGYMAQWYAVEPDAQNPNRATGFMLTEHHCAIADVAESFPTVCGHELEMFSDLFPDCQVERTHWIIDGEHRCGYLIAPVMNRAESA